TCGGCGCTGATCTCCTCGATCAGCTTCGCCCACGCGGCCTCGTACTCCTCCGGCGCCTCCACCGGGTCGAGGCCGCGTTCGCGCAGCTCGTGGTCGGTGATGATGTCGGGGTTGCCGCCGAGCACGATGTCGGTGCCGCGGCCGGCCATGTTGGTGGCGACGGTGACGGCGCCCTTGCGGCCGGCCTTGGCGATGATCAGCGCCTCGCGCTCGTGGTGCTTGGCGTTCAGCACCTCGTGCGGGATGCCCTTGCGGACGAGCAGCTTGGACAGGTACTCGGAGCGCTCGACGCTGGTCGTGCCGACGAGCACCGGCTGGCCCTTCTCGTGCCGCTCGGCGATGTCCTCGGCGACGGCCTCGAACTTGGCCTCCTCGGTCTTGTAGACGAGGTCGGGCTGGTCCTTGCGCTGCATCGGGCGGTTGGTGGGGATGGGCACCACGCCGAGCTTGTAGGTCTGGTGGAACTCCGCCGCCTCGGTCTCGGCGGTACCGGTCATGCCGCCGAGCTTCTCGTACAGGCGGAAGTAGTTCTGGAGGGTGATCGTGGCCAGCGTCTGGTTCTCGGCCTTGATCTCGACGCCTTCCTTGGCCTCGATCGCCTGGTGCATGCCCTCGTTGTAGCGGCGGCCGGCGAGCACGCGGCCGGTGAACTCGTCGACGATCATGACCTCGCCGCCGCGGACGATGTAGTCCTTGTCCTTGTGGAACAGCTCCTTGGCCTTGATCGAGTTCTGGAAGTAGCCGACGAGCGGGGTGTTGGTCGAGTCGTAGAGGTTGTCGATGCCGAGCTGGTCCTCCACGAACTGCACGCCCGCCTCGGTCACGCCGATGGTGCGCTTGCGCTCGTCGACCTCGTAGTGGGTGTCGCGGCGCATGCGGGTGGCCAGGCGCGCGAACTCCAGGTACCAGCGGGACGACTGGTCGGCCGGGCCGGAGATGATCAGCGGGGTGCGGGCCTCGTCGATGAGGATCGAGTCGACCTCGTCGACCAGGGCGAAGAAGTGGCCCCGCTGCACGGTCTCGTCACGGCTCCAGGCCATGTTGTCGCGCAGGTAGTCGAAGCCGAACTCGTTGTTCGTGCCGTAGGTGATGTCGGCCTGGTAGGCGACCCGTCGCTGCTCGGGGGTCATCTCCGAGAGGATCGCGCCGACGGTCAGGCCGAGGAAGCGGTGGATGCGGCCCATCCACTCCGCGTCCCGTCGGGCCAGGTAGTCGTTGGTGGTGACGACGTGGACGCCCTTGCCGGCGAGGGCGTTCAGGTAGGTCGGCAGCACCGAGGTCAGCGTCTTGCCCTCACCGGTGCGCATCTCGGCGATCTGACCGAGGTGCAGCGCGGCGCCACCCATCAGCTGGACGTCGAAGGGCCGTTGGCCGAGGGTGCGCTTGGCGCCCTCCCTGACCACGGCGAACGCCTCGGGCAGCAGTTCGTCGAGGGACTCTCCGTCGGCGTGCCGACGGCGGAACTCCTCGGTCTTCGCGCGCAGCTCCGCATCGGAGAGGTCGACGACGTCGTCTTCGAGGGTGTTGATGTGCGCTGCGATGTTGCGCAGGCGCTTGAGCATCTTGCCCTCGCCAGCGCGGAGCAGTCGGGACAGCACCATCCGGGTCGACCTCATTACCTCATCGCGACGCGCCCGGGGGTGGGCGCCTTCCAGCGGCTCGTCACGGGGGCATGGCGAGCCTTCACCAACTGCCATCGTAGGCAAGTCGTGAAGGTGTGTGCACAGACACAGGTAGGAAGGGGTGCGAAACGCCCCGTGACGGGCGACGGGTTGGGACTCGCTTTACCTGCGGCGGAGTGTTGGCAGGGGGGCGTCGAGGGGTGTCCGAGTGGGCGACACGCGGCGCCGGAGCGGAGGACACGCGGTGTCCGAGCGGAGGACACGCGGGGCCTGAACGTCGAACTCGCCGGGTCTGGAGGTTCGACACGCCGGGTCTGGGGGTTCGACTCGCGCGGGTTGAGGGGTGGCTCGCGGGAGGCGGCGGGCGCGGGTGGGTGGCGGCGTGTGGGGGGTGGGCGCTCGTGGGAGGAGGCAGGGGGAGCGCGGGTGAGGGTGGGTAGGCGTGGGACCCCCGGCGTGCTAGGGACGCCGGGGGTTGAGTGGTCTGGGTGGGGGGACCGTGGTCAGGTGGGTCAGGCCAGCCTGATCACGCCGTAGTCGAACCCTTTCCGGCGGTAGACGACGCTCGGACGTCCGCAGTCCGCGTCGGAGAACAGGTAGAAGTCGTGGCCGACGAGCTCCATCTCGTAGAGCGCCTGGTCCACGGTCATGGGTTTGGCCGGGTGCTCCTTCTCCCGCACCACCCGGCCTGGGAGGTTGTCGTCGACGTCGTCCCAGCGCTGCGCGGGCACTTCCGCCATGCCCTCGTGGTCGGGTTCCGACTCGGTCTCCAGCACCGCGGTGCGCCCGCGCCACGCGCTCTGCGCTTCGCCGTCGATGCCCGGTGGTGTGGTGGCCGTCAGACCACCGGTCGCCTCGGCGACCGACGTCGGGCCACGTCGTCCGTGGTGCACGCGCCTGCGGTCGTGCGACCGGCGCAACCTGCTTTCGAGCTTGGTGACCGCGGCGTCCAGCGCGGCGTAGAAATCACCTGCGCAGGCTTCGGAGCGGACCACCGGACCACGTCCCTTGCCGGTGATCTCCACGCGTTGGCAGTTCTTCGACTGCCTGCGGTTCGGCTCGTGGAAGAGCTCCACGTCGAAGCGGATGACCTTGCGGTCGTAACGCTCAAGCCGGGCCAGCTTTTCGGCGACGTGAACCCGGTAGTGATCGGGCACCTCGACGTTGCGGCCCTTAACGACGATGTCCATACACGACCTCCCTCGCTTAGGGGCGAGCTGTGGCTTTGGATCGTTCGGCACCGGATACGCGATCGTCTTCGCGGACTTGTCGCTGAGGGTTGTCCCCCACCGACCCCACCGGCGCCAGGGTCATGGGCTGTTCGCCTCCTCCCCGCGTTCCGGGAACGCTGATAGCGGTGGACGTTAGCCCGGTATTCGCCGCTGCGACAGCCCCCGAGGCGGGGGAACTCCAAGATTTTCTTGTCGTAACGCAGAGCGACGAAAAATCACGGTTCACCGCCTCCCAGGTGGGCACGCCCGGACACCGCACGGACGCCCGCTCACCCGAACGGTCCAGCCGGTCACGGACATCCACCGGCAGGGCCGCTACGTCGAACAGCCTCCGCATGGCCGTCATGTCAGGCCAACGGTCGAGCGCGCCGGGTGGTTCCCGGCTGAAATCACTCGACCGGGTGGGTTCGTCGAGCGGTGGTCAGTGCGAGGACCCCGGATACCCGGAACCCACCCGATTTCAACACCGAAATGCAGGCGCGCGCCGTGGAACCCGTCGTCACCACGTCGTCCAGCAGGACAACCGGTGTTCCCGGCGGTGGCAGTCCACCCGGAACGATCCGCACCCGACCGGCCAGATTCAGCCTTCGGGACCCCGCGTCCAACCCGATCGAATCGCGAACGCCTTTCGCGAAAGCGAGGGCCGGCGCCACGGGAAAGCCGGACGCCCGTGCCATTCTCAGCACGTGGGAACCGCCTCGGGCGCGAGCCGCCGACGACCGGGAGGGGGCGGGGACCAGCCACGCGCCGATCGGGCCGTCGGCGACCGGAGGGACGAGGGGTGGGGGGACGAGGGGTGGGAGGCCGAGGAGTGGGGGGCCGACGGGTGGGGGCACGTCCGGTGAGGGGGCACCCGGCACCAGCGTGCGCGAGTGCGGGAGGAGGGAGTGGGGCGCGGGCGGGTCGGAGCCGGGCGGGTGGGGGCGGAGTGGGTGGAGGCCGGGCAGGCGTGGGAGGGCGGCGGCGATCAGGGCGCCGAACACGGCGGCCAGGTCGCGCCGCCCCCGCTCCTTGAACGCGAGCACCAGTTCGCGCGCCGCGCCGGCGTAGGGCGCCAGGGCGAACACCGGCGGCCCGGTACCGGTTCCCCGGACGCGCAGCGGCGGCCCGAACGCGGCCAGGCAGCGGGCGCACGCGCGCACGCCCCAGGTGCCGCAGCCGGAACAGCGGGGCGGGAACAGCAGGTTGATCACCATGACCCGAGCGTGCCGGCGACCACCGACAGTCCCGGGCCCCCGGAGCACCCCGGCGGGATTCCCGATCGGGTGAAAAACCGCGGGCTCAGCCCGGGTAGAAGACCTGCGCCCCCGGCCCCACCGCCGTCGTCGACGAGCGCCACACGTCGCTGACGTCCCCGGCGGTCCACAGGCCGCTGCCGTCGACCGCCAGCACGTTGCGCCCGGGCGCCGCGGTCACCGAGGTCACCGGCGCGGTCAGGTTCGAGGTGTTGTACCGCTCGATCCCCAGCCCGTCGATGTTGACCTTGGCGATCGGCCACGTGGCCAGCGACGTGCTGACCACGATCACGTCCTGCGCCAACCAGTCGAGCCCCAGCGCGTTCGCGCCCAGCAGCGACGGCTGGACGTTGCGCGGCGAGCGCAGCGTCACCGCGCCGTCCTGCCCGCGCACCACCGCCGCCACCAGCAGCCGCCCGCCGGCCACCGCCGCGACCCTCGACCCGTCGCGGGACAGGCGCAGCTCGGTGACGGTGCCGTGCGGCCCCAGCTCGGAGGCGTTGACCGTGCGGGCGCTCCACCCGTTGTCGGTGCGCACCACCCGCACCACGTTGGTCCCGTCGACGACGGTCCACACCTCGCCGCTGGGCTCCTCCGCCTGCCCGCTGTGCAGCCACGTCGGCCTGGTCATCGAGGCCGCGGTCAGGTCGATCTGGGCCAGCTCCTCGCCCACCCCGCCGACGCGCAGCCGCACCGAGCCCTCGCCGACGCGGTTGACCACGGCCAGCCGGTTGCCGTCCATCGACTGGGCGGCGGCCACCACCTGGTACTCCCCCGACCCGGCGGGTCCGGGCACCTCCGCGCCGTCGACGTGGCGGACCCGGCCGCCGGTCAGCAGCATGCCGGTCAGGCCGGCGTCCGGCGTGGTCAGGGACTCGCCGGTGGTCACGTCCGCGGACCGCCAGTCGCGCCGCTCGGCCAGGATCTGGTCGCCCTCCACCAGCACCCGGATGCGGCTGCTGCTCACGCCGGTCATCGACTTCACCACCTGCGCCACGACCTGCTTGCGCGCGGCCGCGGTGATGTCGCCCATCTTGGTCAGGTCGACCTGCAGCGCGCCGTCGTCGGCCTCGACGGTGTCCTTGCGCTGCTCCGCGCCGTTGGGGATGGCCGTGGCCAGCGCGCCCCGCATGGCCACCGCGGGCCCCTTGAGCAGCAGTTGCATCACCCGGTGCGGGATGGACGTGGACGGCGCGATCACCACGTACCGGGGGTCGGGCACCAGCACGCTGAAGTCGGTGTTCCAGAAGTACAGCGTCACCCGCCGGTAGAACCGGTTGAACCCGCCCTGCGTCACGTAGATGCCCTCGGGCGGGCTGGAGATGCGCCACTCGCCCTTGCCGTCGCGCTCGACCCCGATGGCGGTGTCGACGGCGCCGACGCGCTCGATGAACGAGTTGTCCTCCGGCAGCAGCCGGCCGACCTGCTTGCCCTGGAGCAGCACGGTGCCGCGCTTGTCGTCGTCGACCGTGGGTCCCGCGGGCACGGTGTTGAACGTGGAGTCGATGATCGTCGGCGTGCCCTTGGTGTTCCAGGTCTTCTTCGCGCCGTCGGTCAGGTACGCCTTGGCCGCGGCGTAGTCGCCGTCGGGGTCGGCCGCGGCGTTGACGAACTCGCGGACCAGGGTGAGCGGGTCGATGCCGGCGGCGGGCTCGGGCGCGGCCGCGCCGGTCGAGCTGCCCGCGGACGGGTTGACCGGGATCGGCGAGGTGCTGGTCGGGATCGCGGCGCAGCCGGACGCGAGCAGCAGGACCAGGACCGCCGCGAGGAGCCTCACCGGACCTCCTCGCGCTCGCCGGTGACCGGTTCGGCGGGCTGCCACGTGATCTCCTCCTCGGTCAGCTCGACCTCCTCGACCGGCTCGGGCGCCTCCGGCTCGGGTTCGGGCGCGACCGCGGGCAGGTCGGGCGGCTCCAGCGGCAGCGGGCTGCCGGTCAGCTCGTACCCCCGCCGGCACGGCAGGGTCAGCCGGAACACCGCGCCGTACCCGCGCTCGCCCCACGCCTGGAGCCAGCCGCCGTGCAGGCGCGCGTCCTCCAGGCTGATCGACAGGCCCAGGCCGGTGCCGCCGGTGCGGCGGTTGCGGGACGGGTCGGCGCGCCAGAACCGGTTGAACACCAGGTCGGCCTCGCCGGTGCGCAGGCCCACGCCGTGGTCGCGCACGACCACCGCGACCGCGTCGTCGTCGGCGCGCATGGTCAGCTCGACGGGCAGGCCCTCGCCGTGGTCGACGGCGTTGGCCAGCAGGTTGCGCAGGATGCGCTCGACGCGCCGGGCGTCGACCTCGGCCACCACCTCGTCGTCGGGCAGGTCCAGCACGATGGCCGAGCCGCTGCTGTTGGCGATGGCGCGCACCGCGTCGTGGGCGCGGCGGGCCAGCACGCGCACGTCGACCAGCTCGGCGGCCAGCTCCTCCACGCCCGCGTCCAGGCGGCTGATCTCCAGCAGGTCGCCGAGCAGCGACTCGAACCGGTCCAGCTCGTCGACCAGCAGCTCGGTGGAGCGGGCCAGGCCGGCGGGGAACTGCTCGCGGGAGGCGTGCAGCACGTCGGCGGCCATCCGCACGGTGGTCAGCGGGGTGCGCAGCTCGTGCGAGACGTCGGAGGTGAAGCGGCGCTGGAGCTGCCCGAACTCCTCCAGCTGGTGGATCTGCCGCTGGATGCTGGCGGCCATCTCGTTGTAGGACTCGGCCAGCCGGGCCACGTCGTCCTCGCCGACCACGGGCATCCGCTCGTCCAGGTCGCCGTCGGCGAACCGCTCGGCGATCTCGGCGGCCTGCCGCACCGGCCGCACGACCTGCCGGGTGACCAGGTTCGCGATCACGGCGAGCAGCACCAGCAGCACCAGGCCGCCGACGACCAGGGTTTTCTGCACGACCTCCGCGGTGGCCTGCTCACCGGTCAGCGGGAACAGCAGGAACAGGTTCATGGCGCGGTCGGACGTGCTGACCAGCCTGCCGACGACCAGCAGCGTCGTCGGCCCGTTCTCCCGCTCGACGGTGGTGATCTGGTAGCCGGTGCTGTTGCGCTCCAGCAGCGCGAACAGCCCGGCCGGCACGTCGCGGTACGGGCCGGCGGCGACCGGTTCGCCGTCCTCGCCGAACTGCCCGGGGTCGAACAGCACGGGCTCGAACGCGCCGGCGCCGGAGCTGGTCGGCGCGAGGTTCGCCCCCGAGCTGTTGATCTTGTTGAGGGCGAGGGCGAACCGGGCCTTCACGCTGTCCGGGCCGGGGTTGAGCCCCGACATCTCGGGCTGGATGGCCGCCGCGGCCGCCTCGGTCTGCCGGACCGCCGCCTGGATCTTGTCCTGGAGCAGCTGGTCGGTGATCTGCACCTGGAGCACCATGCCCAGCACGAACACCACCGCCGAGGACAGCGCCAGCGTGCTGACCACGACCCGCAGCTGCAGCGAGCGCCGCCACAGCTCGCTGAACGCGACCACCCGCCGCCGGGCGCGGTCGGCCGCGCGGCGCGCCTCGCGCACCACGGGGTCGGGCAGGCGCCACCGGCGCGACCGGTCGACGGACGACGTCATCTGCCGCCGATCACGGAGGACCCGCCTTGTACCCGACGCCGCGGACGGTCAGCACCACCTCGGGGTGCTCGGGGTCGCGCTCGACCTTGGAGCGCAGGCGCTGGACGTGCACGTTGACCAGGCGGGTGTCGGCCGCGTGCCGGTAGCCCCACACCTGCTCCAGCAGCACCTCGCGGGTGAACACCTGGCGCGGCTTGCGGGCCAGCGCCACGAGCAGGTCGAACTCCAGCGGGGTGAGCTGGATCGGCCTGCCCTCGCGCAGCACCTCGTGGCCGGGGACGTCGATGGTCAGGTCGCCGATCTGCAGCACCTCGGCGGGCTCGGCCTCGGTGCGCCGCAGGCGGGCGCGGATGCGCGCGACCAGCTCCTTCGGCTTGAACGGCTTGACCACGTAGTCGTCGGCGCCGGACTCCAGGCCCAGCACCACGTCCACGGTGTCGCTCTTGGCGGTCAGCATCACGATCGGCACACCCGACTCGGAGCGGATGGCCTTGCAGACGTCGATGCCGTTCATGCCGGGCAGCATCAGGTCCAGCAGGACCAGGTCCGGCTTGAGCTCGCGCAGCGCGGGCAGGGCGCGGGCGCCGTCGCCCACCACGGCGGTGTCGAAGCCCTCGCCCCGCAGCACGATGGTCAGCATCTCCGCCAGGGCGGGGTCGTCGTCCACGACGAGCACGCGTGCCTTCATGCCCAACATCGTCCCATTACCGGTCGGGAACCCACGCATCGCCCGGTGGTCATCGCCGCTGGTCGCCACACGGGTCCGGTCCGTGACCACTCTCTGCCGCCGTTGCACGTGACCGCCTCGCCTCGCCGAACCGGGATCGTCAGCGGGTCATCGGCGTGGTGGTGACGTTTCGTTACATCCTCATACTAATGGGTGAACCAGCGGTCGACGATGACGTCGACGCGCAGGTCAGCGGTGCCGTCGAGCACCTCCCAGGGTGACAGCCACCCGGCCGCGGCCAACCCGTCGTACACGGCGGCGCACCGGTCCTGGAGGCCGCCGTCGGACTCGTACAGGTCGCGGTCCCTGGCCTCTTCCGCCTCGCGCCGCGCCGCGCGGTCCGCCGCCACGCCCGCGGGCACGCGCAGCAGCAGCTGCAGGTCGGGGATCGGCAACCCGAAGCGCCCGATCTCCAGCTCGCGCACCCACCCGGTGAACCCGCCGTCGGCCGGCTGCCGCAGCCGGGCCGCGCCGTAGGCGGCGTTGGAGGCCACGTACCGGTCGAGCAGGACCACGTCGTGGCCCTCCAGGTCGGCGCGGATGCCGTCGGCCGCGCCCCGCCGGTCCAGGGCGTAGAGCACGGCCATGCCGTGCACCGAGTCGGTC
This portion of the Saccharothrix syringae genome encodes:
- a CDS encoding LpqB family beta-propeller domain-containing protein; this translates as MRLLAAVLVLLLASGCAAIPTSTSPIPVNPSAGSSTGAAAPEPAAGIDPLTLVREFVNAAADPDGDYAAAKAYLTDGAKKTWNTKGTPTIIDSTFNTVPAGPTVDDDKRGTVLLQGKQVGRLLPEDNSFIERVGAVDTAIGVERDGKGEWRISSPPEGIYVTQGGFNRFYRRVTLYFWNTDFSVLVPDPRYVVIAPSTSIPHRVMQLLLKGPAVAMRGALATAIPNGAEQRKDTVEADDGALQVDLTKMGDITAAARKQVVAQVVKSMTGVSSSRIRVLVEGDQILAERRDWRSADVTTGESLTTPDAGLTGMLLTGGRVRHVDGAEVPGPAGSGEYQVVAAAQSMDGNRLAVVNRVGEGSVRLRVGGVGEELAQIDLTAASMTRPTWLHSGQAEEPSGEVWTVVDGTNVVRVVRTDNGWSARTVNASELGPHGTVTELRLSRDGSRVAAVAGGRLLVAAVVRGQDGAVTLRSPRNVQPSLLGANALGLDWLAQDVIVVSTSLATWPIAKVNIDGLGIERYNTSNLTAPVTSVTAAPGRNVLAVDGSGLWTAGDVSDVWRSSTTAVGPGAQVFYPG
- the mtrA gene encoding MtrAB system response regulator MtrA gives rise to the protein MKARVLVVDDDPALAEMLTIVLRGEGFDTAVVGDGARALPALRELKPDLVLLDLMLPGMNGIDVCKAIRSESGVPIVMLTAKSDTVDVVLGLESGADDYVVKPFKPKELVARIRARLRRTEAEPAEVLQIGDLTIDVPGHEVLREGRPIQLTPLEFDLLVALARKPRQVFTREVLLEQVWGYRHAADTRLVNVHVQRLRSKVERDPEHPEVVLTVRGVGYKAGPP
- a CDS encoding dTMP kinase; translated protein: MGKLVVIEGLDGAGKRTLARALTDALGARGMTVATGAFPRYEQDVHAELVRDALHGRLGDLTDSVHGMAVLYALDRRGAADGIRADLEGHDVVLLDRYVASNAAYGAARLRQPADGGFTGWVRELEIGRFGLPIPDLQLLLRVPAGVAADRAARREAEEARDRDLYESDGGLQDRCAAVYDGLAAAGWLSPWEVLDGTADLRVDVIVDRWFTH
- the secA gene encoding preprotein translocase subunit SecA is translated as MVLSRLLRAGEGKMLKRLRNIAAHINTLEDDVVDLSDAELRAKTEEFRRRHADGESLDELLPEAFAVVREGAKRTLGQRPFDVQLMGGAALHLGQIAEMRTGEGKTLTSVLPTYLNALAGKGVHVVTTNDYLARRDAEWMGRIHRFLGLTVGAILSEMTPEQRRVAYQADITYGTNNEFGFDYLRDNMAWSRDETVQRGHFFALVDEVDSILIDEARTPLIISGPADQSSRWYLEFARLATRMRRDTHYEVDERKRTIGVTEAGVQFVEDQLGIDNLYDSTNTPLVGYFQNSIKAKELFHKDKDYIVRGGEVMIVDEFTGRVLAGRRYNEGMHQAIEAKEGVEIKAENQTLATITLQNYFRLYEKLGGMTGTAETEAAEFHQTYKLGVVPIPTNRPMQRKDQPDLVYKTEEAKFEAVAEDIAERHEKGQPVLVGTTSVERSEYLSKLLVRKGIPHEVLNAKHHEREALIIAKAGRKGAVTVATNMAGRGTDIVLGGNPDIITDHELRERGLDPVEAPEEYEAAWAKLIEEISAEVKTEGEEVREAGGLYVLGTERHESRRIDNQLRGRSGRQGDPGESRFYLSLQDELMRRFNAAMVETVMTRLKVPDEVPIEHKMVTRAIRSAQTQVEQQNFEIRKNVLKYDEVMNEQRKVIYAERNRVLDGEDLRDQVTHMITDVVGEYVDGATADGYAEDWDFDKLWTALKTLYPITLDYKKLVEDEDDLSRESLKATLQADALAAYEAREADIDGRVGAGAMRELERRVLLSVLDRKWREHLYEMDYLKEGIGLRAMAQRDPLIEYQREGFDMFNTMLDALKEECVGFLFNLQVEAAEPQPAPEPPVQVSIANGGPLAGSRARARAAAAAAAAQQEAEAAAANQAPAGPALAQLQSGNAIPPALRGKGLDGRGQQGLTYTGPSESGDAQTKGGNPNQAGGASQSGTRKERRAAARAQAKGQRNKGQR
- a CDS encoding ComF family protein, with product MVINLLFPPRCSGCGTWGVRACARCLAAFGPPLRVRGTGTGPPVFALAPYAGAARELVLAFKERGRRDLAAVFGALIAAALPRLPGLHPLRPHPPGSDPPAPHSLLPHSRTLVPGAPSPDVPPPVGPPLLGLPPLVPPPLVPPVADGPIGAWLVPAPSRSSAARARGGSHVLRMARASGFPVAPALAFAKGVRDSIGLDAGSRRLNLAGRVRIVPGGLPPPGTPVVLLDDVVTTGSTARACISVLKSGGFRVSGVLALTTARRTHPVE
- the mtrB gene encoding MtrAB system histidine kinase MtrB, translating into MTSSVDRSRRWRLPDPVVREARRAADRARRRVVAFSELWRRSLQLRVVVSTLALSSAVVFVLGMVLQVQITDQLLQDKIQAAVRQTEAAAAAIQPEMSGLNPGPDSVKARFALALNKINSSGANLAPTSSGAGAFEPVLFDPGQFGEDGEPVAAGPYRDVPAGLFALLERNSTGYQITTVERENGPTTLLVVGRLVSTSDRAMNLFLLFPLTGEQATAEVVQKTLVVGGLVLLVLLAVIANLVTRQVVRPVRQAAEIAERFADGDLDERMPVVGEDDVARLAESYNEMAASIQRQIHQLEEFGQLQRRFTSDVSHELRTPLTTVRMAADVLHASREQFPAGLARSTELLVDELDRFESLLGDLLEISRLDAGVEELAAELVDVRVLARRAHDAVRAIANSSGSAIVLDLPDDEVVAEVDARRVERILRNLLANAVDHGEGLPVELTMRADDDAVAVVVRDHGVGLRTGEADLVFNRFWRADPSRNRRTGGTGLGLSISLEDARLHGGWLQAWGERGYGAVFRLTLPCRRGYELTGSPLPLEPPDLPAVAPEPEPEAPEPVEEVELTEEEITWQPAEPVTGEREEVR
- the hpf gene encoding ribosome hibernation-promoting factor, HPF/YfiA family; protein product: MDIVVKGRNVEVPDHYRVHVAEKLARLERYDRKVIRFDVELFHEPNRRQSKNCQRVEITGKGRGPVVRSEACAGDFYAALDAAVTKLESRLRRSHDRRRVHHGRRGPTSVAEATGGLTATTPPGIDGEAQSAWRGRTAVLETESEPDHEGMAEVPAQRWDDVDDNLPGRVVREKEHPAKPMTVDQALYEMELVGHDFYLFSDADCGRPSVVYRRKGFDYGVIRLA